The Curtobacterium poinsettiae DNA segment GAACGGCACGGGGGCGTCCGGGATCGGCTCACCGAGCACGACCAGGGGGAACTTCACCTCGAGCGCGGCGGCGTCGCTCGGCCGGACGGTGAGCGGGCTGTAGATGATGCCGTCGATGGAGTGCTCGCGCATCCGGGTGATCGCGTCCGCCTCGCGCACGCCGCTCGCGGTCTGCTCGATCAGCACCGTGTAGCCCACGGCTCCGGCAGCGCGGATGACGGCGTCGGCGAGTTCGGCGAAGTACGCCTGCCGCAGTTCCGGCACCGCGAGCCCGAGCACCTTGGAGCGTCCGGCGCGGAAGTTCCGGGCCGAGACGTTGAGCTCGTAGCCGAGCTCGTCGACGGCGGCCATCACGCGGTCGCGCGTGCGGACGAGACGTGTTCGTAGCCGGACAGCACGTTCGAGACGGTCTTCTTCGAGACACCCGCCACGGCGGCGACGTCGCTCATCGTGGGCGGAGAGCGGTGCCCCTGCGCCATCGGGCGCCCCCTCTCACGTGCGGACTACGTTCGGCAGGAACCTACCGCACCCGCGTGGTCCGGACCGGACGGGAGGCCCGTGGCGGGCCCGCCACGGGCCTCCCGTCCGGTCGGTCGCCCGTCCAGGGCCCCGCTCAGTCCGCCAGGAACCGCAGGACCGCGAGCACCCGCCGGTTCTCGTTCGGCGTCGCCTCGAGCCCGAGCTTGGTGAAGACCGCGGTGACGTGCTTCTCGACGGTCCCGCCGGACAGGAACAGCGTGTCCGCGATCGCGGCGTTGGACCGGCCCTCGGCCATCAGGCGCAGCACGTCGGTCTCGCGGGCGGTGAGCGAGTCGAGCGGGCCGCTCGTGGCGCGCGGCGCCTGGACCAGTGCGGCCGCCACCTCGGGGTCGAGCACGACGTTGCCCGCGGCGACCTGGTGCAGCGAGTCGATGAAGGTGCCGACCTCGGCGACCTGGTCCTTGAGCAGGTACCCGACACCGACGGTGGCGACGTCGAGCAGCGCCCGCGCCCACTGCGCCTCGGCGTACTGCGAGAACAGGAGCACCCCGACGTCGGGCCGGACGTCCTTCACCCGCACGGCCGCGCGGACGCCCTCGTCGGTGTGGGTCGGCGGCATCCGGATGTCCATCACCACGACGTCGACCGCACCGTGCGCGACGGCGGCCACCGCGGCGTCGCCGTCCGACACCGGCACGACCTCGTGCCCGCGACCGCGCAGCAGGGACGTCAGCCCCTCGCGCACGATCGTGTTGTCGTCGGCGACGACGATCCTCACCGTTCGGCTCCGCTCGGCATGCGCATCCGGATGCGGGTCGGGCCGCCGGCGGGGCTGTCCACCTGCAGGTCGCCGTCCACGGCGCGCAGCCGTTCGAGCACCCCGGCCAGGCCGGTGCCGTGACCGTCGGGGGTGCCGAGCGCGACGTGGGCCCCGCCGTGGCCGTCGTCCTCGACCTCGACGAGCAGGTCGGTGCCGAGCATGCCGACCCGGACGGCGGTGGCCGAGGCTCCGGCGTGCTTCGACACGTTCGTCAGCAGCTCGAGCACCCCGAAGTACGCGATCCCCTCGACAACGCGGGACGGCCGGACGGGCAGGTCCACCGACAGCGCGACGGGGAACGGGGTCCGGGAGCACGCCGAGGTCAGCGCGGCCTCGAGCCCCTCGTCGAGGACGGGCGGGTGGATGCCGCGGGCCAGGGCGCGGAGCTCGACCAGCGCTTCTTTCGTCGACGCGTGTGCCCGGTCGACCAGCGCGGTGACCGCATCCGGGTCGGCGCCGGTCTGCAGGCGGTCGCGGGCGTCGCCCAGGGTCATCGCCAGGCCGACGAGCCGGGCCTGGGTGCCGTCGTGCAGCTCCCGCTCGATGCGGCGCAGGGTGGTGTCGGCGTCGAGCACGGCGGCGTCGCGCGAGGCCGTGACCTGGCGGAGCCGCAGGTCGCGGGCGGTGGCCCCGAGCAGAGCGCGGATGACCACACGCTGCAGTGCCGCGAGCCCGTGGTTCACCGCGGGCCAGAGGAACAGCACGATGAGCAGGCCGAGCACCGCGAACGCGACCTGCAGCGGCGGGGTGTCGACGTACACGCCGAGGAACTGCGCACCGCTGTGGAGCTCGCCGTCCGCGCCCCGCTGCGCCGGCAGGAAGTGCCCCCACGCCGCGTGGGTCATCGCGCCCAGACCGCTCACGAGCACAGCGGTCGAGACGGCGAACGTGGTGGTGGTCAGCACGAACCCCGCGAGCAGGTACGCGAACGCCCGCCAGGTGGGGCCGTCCGACAGTCGGGCGAACGCGGTGCCGAGCGGCGTCGAACCTGCACGGGGCGGTGCCGGGGCGACGACGACCTGCCCGAGCAGCGCGGCGGACATCCGGCGGGTGACCGCGGCGAACCAGTGCGACCCACCGAGCAGGAACGCGGCGACGACCAGGCCGACCCAGGTCAGCGACACCGGGATGCCGACGGCCGGCACCACGACGAACCAGGCCAGCGCAGCGATCGCGATCGGCAGGTGCGCGGCGTGGAACGCGAAGGCCCGCCAGGTGCTGCCGTCGGCGACGGCTCGGAACGGTCGGAACCGGGGGACGGTGGTGGGTGCGCCCGGGGTGGCGACGGCGGTGTACATGCGGACCTCTTCGTGTCGGTGACGAGCTTATTGCCCGACACCAGCCTCGCCGCGGGGGTCCGCCCGCACACCGGTGCTGCCCCCCGTCGTCGGTGGGGAAACCCCGCGATCATCGTCAGCAGGCTCCGGTCAGGACCCGGTCTGCTCGGTCGGTGCGGCCACGGGCTTCGACTGGCTCGACCCTCGTTGCCGCAGGGACACGGTGGCGATCACCATCACCGAGATGACCAGGAACTCCGACTGCCAGTTCTGCATCGACTCGAACCAGAACTGGCTCGTGCCCAGGTAGCCCCACGCCGTGACGACATTGCCGCCGTGTTCGAGCCGCTCCTCGTTGTAGGCCGCCGCACCACCGATCAGGTGCCCCACGACACTGCCGAGGAACAGCACCGCGAACAGGATCAGCAGGGAGTTCTCGTACAGCACGAGCACGATCCCGCCCCGGCGCACCGGCCACGGGGCCTTCGGGTCGTCGGCGTGCTCCCGGGGGTCCTCGTCCTGCGGGCTCTGTTCGTCCAGGGGCTCGGACTCGCTCGACCCCTTCTGGAACAGGAACACCGTGAACACGATGTACGCGCCCATCTGCAGGAACTCGCTCTCCCAGTTCTCGAAGGTGGCCTCGGCGAAGTCGCCGCTCGTCAGGAAGCCCCAGAGCGACACGGCCGCCTCGCCGTGCTGGAGTGCGTCCGCCGTGGACACCCGCCACCCGGCGAACACCATGCCGACGAAGCACACGACGAAGACGGCGACGTTCGCGAGGAGCAGGCCGTGCCGTCGCACACGCTGCCACCCACTCGATCCGTTGTGCAGGCCGAGGGTCACCGGGTCCTCCGTTCGTCGTGTCGAGCCCATCCTGGTCCGGTCGCCACGAACGCCTTCGCAGGAGCACCCGACCGGTCGCGCCGGTCCGTCAGCGACTCAGAGCGTGACGCCGGTGGCCGTCGCGAGCGCGTCGAGCAGTGCGGTGCGGAACCGCTGGTCGGCGACCGCCGGGTGCGGCTCCTGCCGCTCCCCGTGGAACCAGTAACCACCCGTCGCGGTTTGGTCCGGGTCGGTCGCGAGCATCTCCTGCGTGCGGTGTCCGAGCTCGAAGTCGTCCGGAGCGCCGGCCCCACCCATCTTGGTCGCCACCCAGCCCGGGTCGACGGCGTTGCTCAGCACGCCCGGGCGTCGGAGCGGCACCTCGGCGGCGAGTGCCGTCACGAACAGCTTCGTGTCGGAGTACGAGTTCGTCTCCGAAGCGCCGGTCCAGTCGACGGTGTCCAGGCGCGGACGGCCGCCCCGGTGCATCCCGCTGCTCAGGTACACGTGCCGCCCCGGCGAGCGCAGCAACGCGGTGAACAGGTACGGCGCCACGACGTTCACGGGCACCAGGGAACGGCCCGAGATCACGCCGGCGTTGTGCACGACGGCGTCGAGCGGGGTGCCGGCGTCGAGTTCCCGGGCGGTGGCGATCACGGCGTCGCGGTCCGCCAGGTCGGCGACGACGAGTTCGGCGCCGCGCTCCACCAGGTCGGCGACCGCCTCGGCGCGAGCCCGGTTGCGCGCGTGGACGACGACGTCGTGTCCGCTACGGAGCAGCGAGTCGGCGGTTCCCCGCCCGAGGCCGTCGGTGGATCCGGTGACGAGGATGCGTGCCATCCGCCCATCATGCGCCCGGCGGCTGCGGCGGGTCCGGCATGTGTACCGGCAACGAGCGGACGGGAGGCACGGTGCGTGCCCGCCACGGACCTCCCCGCTGTTCACAACCCCGTCACACCTCGGCGGCGGCCCGCAGTTCGAGCGCCACGGCGTTCAGGCCCACGATCAGCTCGTCCGCCCGGTCGGCGTACTCCGGAGCAGGCGCTCCCGCATCACGCGCCTTGCCGCTCGACCACGGTGCCCGGACCGGCGCGGCGACCGTCAGCAGGTCGTCGCGGTCCCATCCGTGATCGAGCAGCCCACGCGCATGGTCCATACGCTCCTGCACCCGCACCACGTGCGGATCGCCGTGCTCGCTGAGGAACGCGATGAGCCGGTCGCCGCGGACCACGTACCGCCGGAGCTGGTCACGTCGGTCCCGCGCGCTGTACCGGCCGCCGTGCAGCAGGTGTCGGCGCAGCCATCCCATGCCCCGATGATCCCACCGCCCCGTTCAGCCCGCTGGTCCTGTACGTTTCCTGTGTAGACATTCCCCGATCAGAGAGGACGCGGCGCCATGAGTGACGGCACGCCCCAGTACAACCAGCAGAACCCGAACCCCTACGCCGCCGGCGGCCAGCCCTACGGCGCTCCGATGCAGCCGTCGTCCGACCGCTTCAACGTCATGGCGATCGTCGGGTTCGTCCTGGCCTTCGTGGTGAACATCGCCGGCCTCGTGGTGTCCATCATCGCGCTCTCGCAGATCAAGAAGACCGGGGAGCGCGGCCGCGGCCTGGCCCTCGCCGGCGTCATCATCAGCGCCCTGTCGCTCGTGTTCGGCATCATCTGGATCATCTTCGTGGTCTCCGTCGTCGCGAACGCTCCGGCGGGCAGCACCGGCGGCTACTGACCGTCGTCAGCACCGCACCGGAGGCCCGTGGCAGCTCGCCACGGGCCTCCGGTCTGTCCGGGGTCCGTCCCGGACATCGGCCTCAGCCGATGACGCCGGTGTGCTCCAGCACGATGTTCAGACCGATCAGGATCAGGACGACGCCACCCGCGATCTCCGCCGGCTTGCCGAAGCGGGCACCGACACGGCGACCGACCAGGACCCCGACGAACGACAGCACCGCGGTCGTGATCCCGATGAGCAGCACCGCGCCGCCGATCGACACGGGCAGGAACGCCAGGGTGACGCCCACCGCCAGGGCATCGATGCTGGTCGCGACCGCCAGCACGAGGAGTTCGCGAACCGGCAGTCGATCGGTGTCCTGCTCGGTGTCCTCGTGCTTCGAGAACGCCTCCCACAGCATCTTCCCGCCGATCAGCGCGAGCAGCGCGAACGCGACCCAGTGGTCGAAGGCCGCGATGTACTGCGCGAACGCCGACCCGAGCAGCCAGCCGAGCAACGGCATCACCGCCTGGAACACCCCGAACGTCAGCGCGATCGCGATCGCGTGCCGCACGTCGAAGCGCTTCATGTGCAGGCCCTTGCCGAGGGCGACGGCGAAGGCGTCCGCGGAGACGCCGAGCGCGATGAGGAAGAGGGCCCAGAACGACATGGGAGCGGCGCCTTTCGAGACGGTCGGATGGAGACTCCGACGTCTCAGGACCTGACGATCCTGGCACGATCCAGGGGACGAAAAGGCCTGATCAGCGGGATTCGTCGCCCCGAATCCGCGGGTTGGTGGGCCCGGTCCGCCAACCCGGCCCACGTTCTCGACGTGACCAGGGGACGGACGGGAGGCCCGTGGCGGGGCCGCAATGCGCCTCCAGGCCGGCAGTCAGTGCGTCAGGAACCGGCGGCCGCGTGCGCAGCCACCTGACTGGCCGTCAGTTCGGTGCCGTACACGGCGGCGTACCGCATCGACCCGGTGAAGTACGGGTTGTTCGTGGAACCCGGCCAGCCGCTGACGACGTCGTAGCCGACACGGAAGTACCCGGTGAAGTTCTCGGGGCTCGTGAAGGCCGCGTTCGACGCGACGAGCTTGCCGTCGACGTACAGGCGCATGCCGTTCGTCGGCGACATCGTCGACACCGCGTGGTGCCACGCGCCGTCGTTGAGGGCCGTCGGCGAGGTGATGACCTGCGTGGTGCCGTTGTAGGAACCGAACGAGAGCTGCCCCGTGGTGGTGAGGTAGAGCTTCCGGTCGTGCTGCCCCGACGCGCCGGTCTGGCTGCTGCCGAAGCCGATGAGCATGCCGCCGGCGACCGTGGTGCGGAACCAGACCTCCTCGCTGAAGGTCGTGGGGTTGGCGTACGAGCGCGGGGTGGAGACGTAGCTCGTGGACCCGTTGAGCGCGTAGGCGCTCCCGCTGTCGCGCGGGCAGGCGTTCGGGCTCGGCGTGGTCGCGGTCATCGCGCCCTGGTAGGTGCCGTTCGCGCCACGACCCGACCAGTCGGTGGCCGTCTTCGATCCAGAAGCCTCGGTCAGGCGGTAGGCGAACAGGGCGTTCGCGGTGTCCGCGCCGACGGCACCCGTGCACGTGAAGTACGGGGCGGTCGCGGCCGTGTTCGCGCTGTTGGTCACGCGTGCGGTGTACGCCGAGCGGGTCGGTGCGAACTGGTTCAGCAGGACGACGACGGCCAGGGCGACCACGAGGAGGACGGCGACGACGCGACCGTCGCGCAGGCGGCGGATCACGAGGGGCGCACCGCCTCGACGCGGCCGACCGCCAGGCACGCCACGAGCGGCACGAGGCACACGGCGATCAGGGCGACCCAACCCAGGGGATCGAGGTCGATGTTCGACATGAGCTGGTAGTGCCCGTTCTTCGTCAGCTCGTGGATGACGACCTTGCCCATCTCGCCGTCGACCAGGTGGATGCTGTTGCCGCCGTGGGCGTCGACACGGACCGGGAAGATCCCGGACGAGATCACGGTGGCCTCGACGCCCGTCGGGCTCGAGGTGTTCGTGATCGTCGTCACGTTGACGAACGGCTTAAACACGAACGCCGCGTACGAGACGGTGAGGGCGCTGCCCGCGATCCGCAGGCACGTGCGGGTCACCCGGTCGGTGAACGCGCTGGTCAGGGTCAGGATGATCAGCGTGCCGATGAGCAGGATCGGGGCGGCACGGAGCAGCCAGCCGATGCGCGGGACCAGGAGCGCGGGGGTGCCGATCACGTCGGCCTGGGTGAGCGTCCACGGGTCCGTCGCGCCGTTGACGTCACCGCGGGTGTGGATCCCGCCGTCCGTGTCGATCGAGACGATGCGGTGCGTGTAGACGACGTCCGGGTTGGCGGAGGTCTCGAACGAGACGATGTCGCCGACACTGAGCGTGGCGACGTCCACCGGCAGGTCGAGCACGAGGGTGCCGACGGGGGCGGCTTCGCCCATCGAAGGCGTCTCGACGACGAACCAGCGGCCGCCGGCGGAGAGGAACAGGACCGCGGCGGCGAGGAGCACCGCGGCGATCGCGGCGACCGACCAGGCGAGGACCGTCTCGGAGCGGGTGACCTGACGGCCGCGGAGGACCGGGCGGTCGAGCATGCCGCTGAGCGGGATCGCTGCGGTCTGGCTCATGGGCGCTGCTCCGGGAGGTCGGGGTGGGGCGTTGGTGGGGCTGGTCTTGCTGGTCTTGCTGGTCGGGCTGGTCCTGCTGGTCTTGCTGGTCGAGCTGGTCCTGCTGGTCTTGCTGGTCGTGCTGGGGTGGCGACGCTCGGCCGGAGGGGGGTCGGCCGAGCGTCGCCGGTCTGGGGGAGGGGTGATGGGGGTCGGATCAGGCCGTGAAGGTCCAGGTCATCGGGACCGAGGCGGCGAGGCCCTGGTAGGTGTTGCCGGCCGAGGAGTCGAGGGTCACCGCGAAGTTGAACGGGACGCTTGCACCGGCGGCCGGGGCCTGCGGCATCGTGAAGGCCGACGCCGCCGCACCCTTGAAGCTGGCGAGGGTGCCGCTGAACACGGTGGTGGAGCCGGAGGTGATGACGAGGTTCATCTTGGCGCAGAGGTCGGTCGCGGTGCCGTTGGCCGAGCCGTTCGCGGACTGGGTGCACGTCGCGCCCGGGTTGAGCGTGAAGGTGCTGGCGTTCGCGGTGCCGGTGTTCTTGATCGAGATCGCGGTGTTGACCGTGTTGCCCGGGGTCATCGTCGTGCTGCCGCCGAACTTGTTGATCGTCGAGCAGGTCGCCGAGTTCGTCGAGACCGAGCCGCCGTCGGTGCTGAGGCAGGTGACGGTCGCGCCGGCGTTCTGCTCCTGCATGATCAGCGTGCCGCTGCCGGCGGTGTTGCTGCTGTTGGTGATGCTCGCGGCGAACCCGGAGAGGGTGCCGGTGAGGGAGAGGGAGAGCAGGACGGCGGCGAAGATACCCGCGAGGAGGGCCACGGGGGCGAAGCGGATCCGCTTCAGTGCGGAGGTGCGGAGCTTGGTGGACACGGGGTACCTCTTCGTTCGGTGGTGGTTGCAGGAGATCGGGGGGAGCAAGACGTTCGGGCTGTTTTGCTTCAATGGATAAGATAGTCAGTGGTTGATCAAGTTGGCCACTCGTATACTTGCCCCAGTACGGGGGACGCACTTGTCCCCCCGAGAACCGACAAGAAGGAAGACTCCGTGGCAGCAGCACGCAACGACGACGCGGCCGATCTCATGGCCGCGTTCGACGCCGTCGTGCGTGCGAACGCGAGCCTGGTGAGTCAGCTCAGCGCTCGCGCGGGCGTGCACGAGAACGCCCTCCGAGCCCTGGTGCTCATCAGCGACACCGGGTACTCCACGCCGACCGAGGTCGCCGGGTACCTGGGGCTGACCTCGGGCGCGGTGACGAACATGATCGACCGGATGAGCACCGCCGGCCTGCTCGAGCGCGCGCCGAACCCGGCCGATCGCCGAGGCTCGCTGCTGCGGCTGCTGCCCCCGGGCGATGTCGTCGTGTCGGACTACCAGGAGCGGTACGCAGCGATGCTGCGGGCCGTCGACGGGGCACACAAGGGCGAACTGCACGAGGTGCTCAACGACCTGGCGACGAGTCTGTACGAGCAGGCTGCCGCTACCTCCTGATCTCCCTGGTGTGGACCGCGCGTCGAGCTGGTGTGGATCGCGCGTCTACCCGGTGTGGATCGCGCGTCTACCCGGTGCGGATCGCGCGTCTACCCCGTGCGGATCGTCCGTTCCGCTGTCGGGGTGAGGCCGGCACGGCGTTCCCGATCCGTCCCGCGGGCACGCTCGTCCTCGAGTACCCGCACGACGGTGTCCCGGAGGGGTCGGGTCACCCCGCCGGCGTCCGTGAACGCCACCGCGGAGCGCTGCGCGAACCCGGCCTCCGACACCGGGATCCACAGGGGGAGTGATCGCGGTCCGGCCCAGTAGGCCACGTCGTGTGCAAGCAGGACGTCGTCGTCGACCGCGACCAGCTCGTCGTCGAAGCCGGTGACCTCGGCCACGCACCGGAAGAAGTCCTGCATCGGCGTCGGAGCGCCCACGGCGTTGACCGTGCCGACGAACCCGTCGCGCCCGGCACGGACGAGCCAGGCGGCGAGGTCCGCGACGTCGATCACCTGGACGAACCGCTCCGCCGTCGTCGGCACCAGCACCGGCCCACCGCGGTCGAAGCGTGCCGGCCAGTACCCGAACCGGTCACTGGGGTCGCCGGGCCCGACGATCAACCCCGGACGTGCGACGAGCAGCCGCGACCCGAGCCGGAGCCGTGTCGTGCGCTCGGCGAGGACCTTCGCGTCGGCGTACTCGGACGGGTCCGTCGGCTCCACCAGCCGGGCGGACTCGTCGGCGCCCGGTTCGTCGTTGTCGGCGTACACCGAGACCGTGGACACCAGGGTCCAGTGCGCAGTCCGGTCGGCGAGGGCGTCGAGCGCCGGGGCGACGAGCTCGGGAGCGTGGGCGAGTTCGATGACCTCGTCCCAGGCCCCGGTGGCTTGTTCGAACGCGCCGGGCAGGGCTCGATCCGCCTGGACGAAGCGCGCTCCCTCGGGGACACCGCCGGTGACGCCCCGGGCGAGGCAGGTGACGTCGGCACCCTCGGACAGGAGCTCGTCGACGATCGTTCGCCCGAGCCAACCGCTTCCGCCGAGTACCAGGACGCGTCGCACGCGCTGCGGCATCAGACGGGCTGGAGGGGCCGTCGTTCACCGTCGGGGAGCTCGACCCGGATGCGATCGCCCGGCCGGACCGTGCCCCCGGTGAGCACGACGCTCATCACGCCGCCCTTGCGCTCGACCGTGCCGTCCTCGGCGCGCCCCAGCACCGCACGCAGGAGTCCCGGCTCGAAGCCGTTGATCTGCTGGCACGGGTTCCGCAGGCCGGTGACCCGGACCGACGCGTCGTCACCGAGGTGCAGCACTGTCCCCTCGGGGAGCCCGAGCAGGTCGACGCCGCTCGTCGTCACGTTCTCGCCCATCTGGCCCGGTTCGACGTCGTACCCTGCCTCGGCGACCTCGTCGAACAGCTCGGCGTGCAGCAGGTGGACCTGGCGCAGGTTCGGCTGCGAGGGGTCACGGGCAACCCGGGAGCGGTGCTGCACGGTCGTGCCGGCGTGAGCATCACCTTCGATGCCCCACCCCGCCACGAGCGTCACCGCGTCGACCAACGGCTTGCTGAACCGGTGCTCATCGTCCTTGCTCACCGCGACCACGCGCGGCTGGTCCATGTCGTCCCCGCTCATGGGGCCGATTCTGCCCCATGGTCGCGGCCGCGCGAGTGCAGCGTCGGTCAGCGGGGCTCCCGCAGGCCTGTTCAGCGGCGCGTGCGGAGCGCGTTCGTGGCCCACAGCGAGACGGCGATGAGCACGGGCTGGAACAGCAGGCGGACGAAGCGCTTGGTGTCGGTGTCCAGACCGAACCCGTCGCGGTGGTGCATCCACTGCGCGATGTTGCCGGGGAAGACCGCCAGGAAGAACACCGCGACGACCCAGCCGACGGTCACCTGGCGCCGAGCCAGGAGCATCAGCGCAGCCCCGAGCGAGATCTCCACCACGCCGGAGGCGATCACCGTGGCATCCGTCGGCAGCGGCACGAACTTCGGCACCTGCGCCTGGAACTCCTCGCGCGCGACGGTCAGATGGCTGATGCCGGCCCACGTGAGCATCGCGCCGAACAGGATGCGGACGATGGTCCGGGGGCGGGTGGAGCGGACTGCGGGGGTGCGGGTTGCCATCGGGGTGGTGCCTTTCACGGTCGTGGTGGGATTCGGTGGATCGGGAGCCGAGGTCAGCGGCTGCGGAGGAGGCGGCGTCGGCGTGCGGCCTCGAAGGTGATCACGGCAGCTGCGGCACCGAGCGTCACGATCTGGGCGACCGGACGGCCGCGGGTCGAGGTGAGCAGTCGCAGCACGCCGGCGAGTGTGAGTGCGGCAGCACCGCCGGTCGTGCTCGTCACCGAGCCGTCTTCGCGGTCGATCACGAGCCGCGTGCCACCGAGGGCGGTCGCCACGACGGCGGACCCAGCGCCGACCAGATCGCTTCCTGGAGCAGGACGGAGTGCTTTGGTCGCGAGTCCGACCCCGGAGAGGACTTCGAGGCCGGGGATGCCAAGAGCGTGTGGGACACCCGGTTCGAATCCACGTCGCTGCATCTGCTGGGCTCGCGCGTGCAGCGGGGTGCGGCGAACCGTGGCGATGCCGTGCCCGGCGAGCAGGCCACCGGTGACGAGGTCGATCCAGCTGGTCAGTTTCACGTTGCGCTCCATTAGGTTGTGCACAACCTAACACGCCCCGACACCGGGAACCAGACCTCGGGTCCTCCCGGCGCGGGATCGGGTACGTCTAGGGCGACGGTCGGCGGCGAAGCGTTGTCGACGGCGGTTCGCCGAAGGTGCCCGCGTAGTACCCGGCGAACCGGCCGAGGTGCTGGAAACCCCAGGCTCGAGCGATCTCGCCCACGGTGGTGATGTCGGCGTCGGCGGCGCTCAACGCTGCGCGCACCCGGTACAAGCGGACTTCCCGAAGGAAGTGCATCGGCGATCGTCCAGCGTGGCGTTGGAACGACGACTGGAGGGACCGTACGGCCACTCCCGCTGCGGCGCACACATCCGTGATCGTGATCGAACGGTGCGCGTTCGCGACCATCCACTCTTGCGCCAACCGCATGGTCGCGGGTCCGGCCAGCAGCGGCATGTCCAGCGCCGGGAACGCGCGGAACGCGTCCGACACGGCCTCTGCGAGGACGACGTTGCTCGCCGAACGCGACGCCTGGTCGAGTGCCGGGTTGAGCAGTTGCGGAGCGACGGCAGTGATCGTCGTCCGCAAGCGTTGCAGCACCGCGGGATCGGTGATCGCTTCGAAGCGGAGAGGCGCCGGAACCGTCTGCGCTCGAGCGGCGGCGACTGCCTCGAGGAACGCGCCGTCGAAGCGGATCAGGTGCTGGGTGGTGGGGAGCGCGTCGAAGGTGAACTCGCGACCGCCCAGGAGGTGCGGTGACGGACGCACCGCACCCCCTGTCAGGGGCCCTGGGACACCAGGGCCTGCGAGGTCAGCTGCGGATGAACGCGAGGATGTCGGGGTTGATGACGTCCGCGTGCGTCGTCAGCATGCCGTGCGGGTAGCCCTCGTAGATCTTGAGCGTTGCGTCGCTGAGGAGTTCGGCCTGCTTCAGCGCTGCGTCCTGGTACGGCACGACCTGGTCGTCGTCGCCCTGCAGGACGAGGACGGGCACGGTGATGGCCTGGAGGTCCTCGGTCTGGTCCGTCTCGGAGAACGCCTTGATGCCCTCGTAGTGTGCGACGGCACTGCCCGTCATGCCCTGACGCCACCAGTTCGCGATGACCGGCTCCGACGGCGTCACGCCGTCACGGTTGAAGCCGTAGAAGGGGCCGGACGCGACAGCCTGGAAGAACTCGGCGCGGTTGGCGGCGAGTGCCTGGCGGAATCCGTCGAACACCGAGATGTCGGTGCCCTCGGGGTTCGCGTCGGTCTTCACCATCAGCGGCGGCACGGCGGACACGAGGACCGCCTTCGCGACCCGGTTCTGGGGCTGGCCGTACCGCGCGACGTAGCGAGCGACCTGGCCGCCACCGGTGGAGTGGCCGATGTGGACGGCGTCGTGCAGGTCGAGGTGCTCGACGACCGCGGACACGTCGCTGGCGTAGTGGTCCATGTCGTGGCCGGTGCCGATCTGCGACGAGCGGCCGTGACCGCGTCGGTCGGTCGCGATGACGCGGAAGCCCTCGGCCAGGAAGAACAGCATCTGCGCGTCCCAGTCGTCCGAGGACAGCGGCCAGCCGTGGTGGAAGACGATCGGCTGCGCGTCGGCGTTGCCCCAGTCCTTGAAGTAGATCTCTGCACCGTCATCGGTGGTCACGTAACCCATGGTTGCTCTCCTGTGCTGTTCTGCGGTTGTGGTGGTCGGTGGGTGGTCAGTCGAGTTCTGCGACGGCGTCGGTGATGAACGCCGCGACCTCGGTGGGGTGCGTCTGCATCACCAGGTGCGGTCCGTCGATCTCGATCACCTTGCGGACGCCCGCGCGCCGGTAGCCGAAGCGCTCGACGTCCGGGTTGATGGTGTGGTCGGCGCTGGAGACGATGCCCCAGGACGGCTTGGTCTTCCACGCCGCGACGGACGCGGGCTCGCCGAACGCGACGGCGGACAGCGGACGCTGCGACACCGCGAGGACCCTGGCCCGGTCGAGGTCGAGGCCACCCGCGAAGACGGCCGGGAAGGCGTCGACGGCCACGGAGACGTCGGTGCCGGGCTCGGCACCGTCGATGGGGTAGGGCGCGTAGACGAGGTTCTCGGCGAGGTCGCTGTCGGGGAACCCTCCCTGGAGGGCTCCGAGGCTCTCGC contains these protein-coding regions:
- a CDS encoding NAD-dependent epimerase/dehydratase family protein translates to MRRVLVLGGSGWLGRTIVDELLSEGADVTCLARGVTGGVPEGARFVQADRALPGAFEQATGAWDEVIELAHAPELVAPALDALADRTAHWTLVSTVSVYADNDEPGADESARLVEPTDPSEYADAKVLAERTTRLRLGSRLLVARPGLIVGPGDPSDRFGYWPARFDRGGPVLVPTTAERFVQVIDVADLAAWLVRAGRDGFVGTVNAVGAPTPMQDFFRCVAEVTGFDDELVAVDDDVLLAHDVAYWAGPRSLPLWIPVSEAGFAQRSAVAFTDAGGVTRPLRDTVVRVLEDERARGTDRERRAGLTPTAERTIRTG
- a CDS encoding MauE/DoxX family redox-associated membrane protein; the protein is MATRTPAVRSTRPRTIVRILFGAMLTWAGISHLTVAREEFQAQVPKFVPLPTDATVIASGVVEISLGAALMLLARRQVTVGWVVAVFFLAVFPGNIAQWMHHRDGFGLDTDTKRFVRLLFQPVLIAVSLWATNALRTRR
- a CDS encoding MOSC domain-containing protein encodes the protein MSGDDMDQPRVVAVSKDDEHRFSKPLVDAVTLVAGWGIEGDAHAGTTVQHRSRVARDPSQPNLRQVHLLHAELFDEVAEAGYDVEPGQMGENVTTSGVDLLGLPEGTVLHLGDDASVRVTGLRNPCQQINGFEPGLLRAVLGRAEDGTVERKGGVMSVVLTGGTVRPGDRIRVELPDGERRPLQPV
- a CDS encoding alpha/beta fold hydrolase; this translates as MGYVTTDDGAEIYFKDWGNADAQPIVFHHGWPLSSDDWDAQMLFFLAEGFRVIATDRRGHGRSSQIGTGHDMDHYASDVSAVVEHLDLHDAVHIGHSTGGGQVARYVARYGQPQNRVAKAVLVSAVPPLMVKTDANPEGTDISVFDGFRQALAANRAEFFQAVASGPFYGFNRDGVTPSEPVIANWWRQGMTGSAVAHYEGIKAFSETDQTEDLQAITVPVLVLQGDDDQVVPYQDAALKQAELLSDATLKIYEGYPHGMLTTHADVINPDILAFIRS
- a CDS encoding AraC family transcriptional regulator yields the protein MRPSPHLLGGREFTFDALPTTQHLIRFDGAFLEAVAAARAQTVPAPLRFEAITDPAVLQRLRTTITAVAPQLLNPALDQASRSASNVVLAEAVSDAFRAFPALDMPLLAGPATMRLAQEWMVANAHRSITITDVCAAAGVAVRSLQSSFQRHAGRSPMHFLREVRLYRVRAALSAADADITTVGEIARAWGFQHLGRFAGYYAGTFGEPPSTTLRRRPSP
- a CDS encoding MarR family winged helix-turn-helix transcriptional regulator, translated to MAAARNDDAADLMAAFDAVVRANASLVSQLSARAGVHENALRALVLISDTGYSTPTEVAGYLGLTSGAVTNMIDRMSTAGLLERAPNPADRRGSLLRLLPPGDVVVSDYQERYAAMLRAVDGAHKGELHEVLNDLATSLYEQAAATS
- a CDS encoding S26 family signal peptidase; the protein is MSQTAAIPLSGMLDRPVLRGRQVTRSETVLAWSVAAIAAVLLAAAVLFLSAGGRWFVVETPSMGEAAPVGTLVLDLPVDVATLSVGDIVSFETSANPDVVYTHRIVSIDTDGGIHTRGDVNGATDPWTLTQADVIGTPALLVPRIGWLLRAAPILLIGTLIILTLTSAFTDRVTRTCLRIAGSALTVSYAAFVFKPFVNVTTITNTSSPTGVEATVISSGIFPVRVDAHGGNSIHLVDGEMGKVVIHELTKNGHYQLMSNIDLDPLGWVALIAVCLVPLVACLAVGRVEAVRPS